One stretch of Oceanimonas pelagia DNA includes these proteins:
- the metL gene encoding bifunctional aspartate kinase/homoserine dehydrogenase II, whose product MTILEPEAGAWRPVHKFGGSSLADAACFHRVAGIIHNLHQPDALIVVSAPGKTTNRLIELLGLFASGDTAAPEALAGLHAFQRNLIETSLPEAEAAPLLAALNDDIVTIARVLEHSRLDEVQRSFIQSFGEVWSSRLLAQVLRHQGLAADSLDARRFLRVTGTPVRVQEEASRRLLADILARHGQQILVVTGFIAADDDGNTRLLGRNGSDFSATLLAALADSTHTTIWSDVPGVFSADPRRIPEAHLLKRLALPEAAELARLGSPVLHSRTLGPVAASRQQLMLRCSYHPDDGHTRIERKPRREQGARIVTAVDDTVLVEMTISDRYQERVDALTEWLTKRELAPLACKRRPDRKLWQIAYTREQAEQAFLLLRDHQPAGGFEGLQQRDGFSLVALVGKNVTAQAEQCLQFYHALNEQPLEFVQPAKNGLSLVGVVRKTSLDPLLLRLHQSLFSRPRRVGVLLFGRGNIGQAWLRLYKEQKARLEQELNLRLTLYGVFDSRGAMLASQGLEVDQVLNAFEPRSLVWPDWLESLEEHGFDTMVALDCTASDSLVQYYPALVQQHIHLIAANKQAGAASRDVYAGLKQALAEHRVKFLSNATVGAGLPVQSSLHQLRQSGEQIRAISGIFSGSLSWLFQHFDGSRPFSELVQQAWQQGLTEPDPREDLNGQDVKRKLVILAREAGFDLDPEQVQVASLVPEELAALDKAEALEHLHRLDGMLAERLAEAQQQGGVLRHVARFHADSGAASVGLEVVPANHPFVPLRPGDNVFAIETRHYRQNPMVIQGPGAGREVTAAAVQADLWQLLAAL is encoded by the coding sequence ATGACCATTCTCGAGCCCGAGGCCGGCGCCTGGCGACCGGTGCACAAGTTTGGCGGCAGCAGCCTGGCCGATGCCGCCTGTTTTCACCGGGTAGCCGGTATCATTCACAACCTGCACCAGCCCGACGCCCTGATCGTGGTGTCGGCGCCGGGCAAGACCACCAACCGGCTGATTGAACTGCTCGGCCTGTTCGCCAGCGGCGACACCGCCGCCCCCGAGGCGCTGGCGGGCCTGCACGCTTTTCAGCGCAATCTGATCGAGACCTCTCTGCCCGAGGCCGAGGCGGCCCCCCTGCTGGCGGCGCTGAACGACGACATCGTCACCATTGCTCGAGTGCTGGAGCACAGCCGGCTCGATGAGGTTCAACGCAGCTTTATTCAGTCCTTTGGCGAGGTGTGGTCGTCCCGGCTGCTGGCGCAGGTGCTGCGTCATCAGGGGCTGGCCGCCGACAGCCTGGATGCGCGCCGTTTTCTGCGGGTGACGGGCACGCCGGTTCGGGTGCAGGAAGAGGCATCGCGCCGCTTGCTGGCCGATATTCTGGCGCGGCATGGCCAACAGATACTGGTGGTGACCGGTTTTATCGCCGCCGATGACGACGGCAACACCCGGCTGCTGGGGCGTAACGGCTCCGACTTCAGCGCCACCCTGCTGGCGGCCCTGGCCGACAGCACTCACACCACCATCTGGAGCGATGTACCCGGGGTGTTCAGCGCCGATCCGCGACGCATTCCCGAGGCGCACCTGCTCAAACGGCTGGCCCTGCCCGAGGCCGCCGAGCTGGCCCGGCTGGGCTCGCCGGTGCTGCACAGCCGCACCCTGGGGCCGGTGGCCGCCAGCCGCCAGCAACTGATGCTGCGCTGCAGCTACCACCCGGACGACGGCCATACCCGCATTGAGCGCAAGCCCCGCCGCGAGCAGGGCGCGCGCATCGTTACCGCGGTGGACGACACCGTGCTGGTGGAAATGACCATTTCCGATCGCTACCAGGAGCGGGTGGACGCCCTCACCGAATGGCTTACCAAACGGGAGCTGGCCCCGCTGGCGTGCAAGCGCCGGCCCGATCGCAAGTTGTGGCAGATTGCCTATACCCGGGAGCAGGCCGAGCAGGCGTTTCTGCTGCTGCGGGATCACCAGCCCGCCGGCGGCTTTGAAGGGCTGCAACAACGGGACGGCTTTTCCCTGGTGGCGCTGGTGGGCAAGAACGTGACCGCTCAGGCCGAGCAGTGCCTGCAGTTTTACCATGCCCTCAACGAGCAGCCGCTGGAGTTTGTTCAGCCGGCGAAAAACGGCCTCAGCCTGGTGGGGGTGGTGCGTAAAACCAGCCTGGATCCCTTGCTGCTGCGGCTGCACCAGAGCCTGTTCAGCCGTCCCCGCCGGGTGGGCGTACTGCTGTTTGGCCGGGGCAACATCGGCCAGGCCTGGCTGCGGCTGTACAAGGAGCAGAAGGCCCGGCTGGAGCAGGAGCTGAACCTGCGCCTGACCCTGTACGGGGTGTTCGACTCTCGCGGCGCCATGCTGGCCAGCCAGGGGCTGGAAGTGGACCAGGTTCTGAACGCGTTTGAACCCCGCAGCCTGGTGTGGCCCGACTGGCTGGAAAGCTTGGAAGAGCACGGCTTCGACACCATGGTGGCGCTGGACTGCACCGCCTCCGACAGCCTGGTGCAGTATTATCCGGCCCTGGTGCAGCAGCATATTCACCTGATTGCTGCCAACAAGCAGGCCGGAGCCGCCAGCCGGGATGTGTATGCCGGACTGAAGCAGGCGCTGGCCGAGCACAGGGTGAAGTTTCTCAGCAATGCCACCGTGGGCGCCGGCCTGCCGGTACAGAGCAGCCTGCACCAGTTGCGCCAGTCGGGAGAGCAGATCCGGGCCATCAGCGGTATCTTTTCCGGCAGCCTGAGCTGGCTGTTCCAGCACTTCGACGGCAGCCGGCCGTTTTCCGAGCTGGTGCAGCAGGCCTGGCAGCAGGGCCTGACCGAGCCGGATCCGCGGGAAGATCTCAATGGTCAGGACGTCAAGCGCAAGCTGGTGATTCTGGCCCGGGAAGCCGGCTTTGATCTCGACCCCGAGCAGGTACAGGTGGCCAGCCTGGTGCCCGAGGAGCTGGCGGCGCTCGACAAGGCGGAGGCCCTGGAACATCTGCACCGGCTCGACGGCATGCTGGCCGAGCGCCTGGCCGAGGCGCAACAGCAGGGCGGCGTGCTGCGCCACGTGGCCCGTTTTCATGCCGACAGCGGGGCAGCCAGCGTGGGGCTGGAGGTGGTACCCGCCAACCATCCTTTTGTGCCGCTGCGCCCCGGCGATAATGTGTTCGCCATCGAAACCCGCCATTACCGTCAGAACCCCATGGTCATTCAGGGGCCGGGGGCCGGCCGGGAAGTGACCGCCGCCGCCGTGCAGGCGGATCTGTGGCAGCTGCTGGCGGCACTGTAA